Genomic window (Myxocyprinus asiaticus isolate MX2 ecotype Aquarium Trade chromosome 50, UBuf_Myxa_2, whole genome shotgun sequence):
gctgttattacagcaaagggggaaattgatgcctaaggttttgaaatcaaatgttcataaagcacatatggtgtccacaaacttttggccatatagtgtacttttttttttttaaggggaaAGGAATTATAAACTTGTCTTATATATGTTTTTCAGATGTCTTTGGTTCTGAAGTGAAGACTGTGACTGAGGGACATTCATTCACTCTAGACACTGATGTTACCGAAATCCAGGGAAAAGATCGGATAGTTTGGACATTTAAATTTGGAAATTGTTCAGCTATAGTTTCTTCCCAATCCAAGGATATATATGACAGTAACTGTGATGAAACCTACCGAGACAGACTGCAGCTGGACAGTAGGACTGGATCACTCACCATTAGAAACGCCAGCACTACAGACTCTGGACTTTATGAACTACAGATCTATAACAACACAGTGATCAGAAACAAGACTTTCAAGATTTCTGTCAGTGAGTAGAGAATGCCAATATGTTTATGTCCCATCTTCATATTTTAATATCGTGGACATCTTATTATCATAATATGATAAATAAGGATGATTCACAAGGTTAACGGGACTCATTCATACGATTCATTTTTAAAGACCAAAATGAATCACTGACGAGCACAGTTTAGCTTCCTGtcttgatgtatttcctattgaaacaggaagttgaaacttgtatatttgttcaattacatttttgtcacgGGGTCTCAAACATTTCTGTTTGTTGAACCTTTTATGCAATTGATTggttcaaaattatatttttacagtagTGCAAAAGAACAATTAAAAAAGTGTGTGGTGGGGCCACACATTATGGCATGCATGTC
Coding sequences:
- the LOC127438849 gene encoding uncharacterized protein LOC127438849 isoform X1, whose amino-acid sequence is MTLLRSLKKSRIFVGFILMFVKDVFGSEVKTVTEGHSFTLDTDVTEIQGKDRIVWTFKFGNCSAIVSSQSKDIYDSNCDETYRDRLQLDSRTGSLTIRNASTTDSGLYELQIYNNTVIRNKTFKISVIITAPDLHTSYNVLILCCAVLLFLAVGVIYWYFYWRKCRRADQEAGAYKLNCFSGNKLWTKIQANQYHPDCHLS